Proteins from a single region of Neodiprion virginianus isolate iyNeoVirg1 chromosome 4, iyNeoVirg1.1, whole genome shotgun sequence:
- the LOC124304033 gene encoding ras association domain-containing protein 4 isoform X2, producing MHSRVSFTIQAERKQSLGYDWHPECLRCEECGKRLNPGQHAEHKGVPYCHVPCYGALFGPQLFGHGTRVESHTSFGKKESRSTLPRSHLESKLKLFNQYYEGKSGGIRSREVNGRLILEGALRIHWGVRGVIHLKEDDDQRTVVTARNRNSCRQSVSEDGGDDDQVDATSKDNSPPETETESEPNSVPVSPDHPKSLTLPMKLDVKNMEWDELDELLQVERKVEEGNKLYQTMPVGLPSISSQPGADSSEVKVHSTVEGHVENVESSNLSQQAVKHIVDNDSSITSTPTHSMDSSSSTDTPNYQGTPNRNGTLRRVEYFDSLEKNMGASNRTLSNDDSWIEKGLNRSMSGPDCLQRHRTDSDTDSVNSLHFRDDDNMTMSTDSGLELDGVVLRRKPGSTAIRRRPGGRRQSRSRLRRRCSINGHFYNRETSFFTPPHGSQMSVWVTSLVSTQEVINLMLDKYKVDAKPGNFALFVVRDNGEQRRLRDDEYPLETRVVLGPHETVARLFLVDRFSTPEISSDVAQFLNLSAAECSGILQRYHYEEDRQIALLKEKYKEMRRRIMQRMDELKVRL from the exons ATGCACAGCAGGGTCTCATTTACAATTCAAG CCGAGCGGAAACAATCTTTGGGTTACGACTGGCATCCAGAATGTTTACGGTGCGAAGAATGTGGCAAACGATTAAATCCTGGACAGCATGCTGAG CATAAAGGAGTTCCTTACTGTCATGTACCCTGTTACGGGGCTCTCTTTGGGCCCCAGTTATTCGGACACGGCACAAGAGTGGAATCTCATACAAGCTTTGGGAAGAAAGAATCTCGATCAACGTTGCCCAG GTCTCATTTAGAATCAAAGTTGAAGTTGTTCAATCAGTATTATGAGGGTAAAAGTGGTGGGATCAGAAGTCGTGAG GTAAATGGCAGATTAATACTGGAAGGTGCACTAAGAATTCATTGGGGAGTTCGAGGCGTTATCCACCTTAAAGAAGATGATGATCAGCGCACAGTTGTCACTGCAAGAAATCGAAATTCTTGTAGACAGAGTGTTTCAGAG GATGGAGGAGATGACGACCAAGTAGATGCCACGTCAAAGGATAACTCCCCACCTGAGACTGAAACTGAAAGTGAACCAAACTCAGTTCCAGTATCTCCCGATCACCCGAAAAGTCTTACACTTCCGATGAAACTCGACGTCAAAAATATGGAGTGGGATGAATTAGATGAACTTCTTCAG GTGGAGAGGAAGGTAGAGGAGGGCAACAAGCTGTATCAAACTATGCCAGTTGGCTTGCCATCAATTAGCTCTCAGCCCGGTGCAGATTCGTCTGAGGTGAAAGTTCACTCTACCGTTGAAGGACATGTAGAAAATGTTGAATCGAGTAATCTGTCTCAACAAGCTGTGAAACATATCGTCGACAATGACAGCAGTATAACCAGCACACCGACGCATAGTATGGATAGTTCATCTAGTACAGACACGCCAAACTATCAAGGAACACCGAACAGAAATGGGACCCTTCGTCGTGTCGAGTACTTTGATAGTTTAGAGAAGAATATGGGTGCCAGTAACAGAACTTTGAGCAATGATGATAGCTGGATCGAAAAGGGTTTGAATCGTTCGATGTCCGGTCCTGATTGCTTGCAGAGACATCGCACGGACAGTGACActgattcagtgaattctctTCATTTTCGCGACGACGATAACATGACAATGTCGACCGACAGTGGGTTGGAA CTGGACGGAGTTGTTTTGCGGCGTAAGCCGGGATCGACTGCCATAAGACGTCGACCAGGTGGAAGACGTCAGTCACGTAGTCGGTTAAGGAGGCGATGTTCAATCAATGGTCACTTCTACAATCGAGAAACGAGTTTTTTTACGCCACCGCATGGATCACAAATGTCTGTTTGGGTGACAAGTCTGGTTAGCACTCAAGAGGTTATAAATTTGATGCTCGACAAGTACAAAGTGGACGCTAAACCGGGCAATTTTGCACTATTCGTCGTTCGTGACAACGGCG aACAGCGAAGATTGAGGGACGACGAATATCCGCTGGAAACGAGGGTGGTACTGGGACCCCATGAGACCGTTGCTCGGCTCTTTCTTGTCGATCGTTTCTCAACTCCGGAAATCAGTTCCGACGTTGCGCAGTTTTTGAATCTCTCCGCCGCTGAGTGTTCAGGCATTTTACAACGGTATCATTATGAAGAGGACCGCCAAATAGCTCTCCTGAAAGAAAA ATACAAAGAAATGAGACGGAGAATAATGCAACGAATGGACGAGCTAAAAGTTCGACTGTAA
- the LOC124304033 gene encoding ras association domain-containing protein 4 isoform X1 — MWKCHKCGKPVYFAERKQSLGYDWHPECLRCEECGKRLNPGQHAEHKGVPYCHVPCYGALFGPQLFGHGTRVESHTSFGKKESRSTLPRSHLESKLKLFNQYYEGKSGGIRSREVNGRLILEGALRIHWGVRGVIHLKEDDDQRTVVTARNRNSCRQSVSEDGGDDDQVDATSKDNSPPETETESEPNSVPVSPDHPKSLTLPMKLDVKNMEWDELDELLQVERKVEEGNKLYQTMPVGLPSISSQPGADSSEVKVHSTVEGHVENVESSNLSQQAVKHIVDNDSSITSTPTHSMDSSSSTDTPNYQGTPNRNGTLRRVEYFDSLEKNMGASNRTLSNDDSWIEKGLNRSMSGPDCLQRHRTDSDTDSVNSLHFRDDDNMTMSTDSGLELDGVVLRRKPGSTAIRRRPGGRRQSRSRLRRRCSINGHFYNRETSFFTPPHGSQMSVWVTSLVSTQEVINLMLDKYKVDAKPGNFALFVVRDNGEQRRLRDDEYPLETRVVLGPHETVARLFLVDRFSTPEISSDVAQFLNLSAAECSGILQRYHYEEDRQIALLKEKYKEMRRRIMQRMDELKVRL, encoded by the exons ATGTGGAAGTGTCACAAATGTGGAAAACCTGTCTACTTCG CCGAGCGGAAACAATCTTTGGGTTACGACTGGCATCCAGAATGTTTACGGTGCGAAGAATGTGGCAAACGATTAAATCCTGGACAGCATGCTGAG CATAAAGGAGTTCCTTACTGTCATGTACCCTGTTACGGGGCTCTCTTTGGGCCCCAGTTATTCGGACACGGCACAAGAGTGGAATCTCATACAAGCTTTGGGAAGAAAGAATCTCGATCAACGTTGCCCAG GTCTCATTTAGAATCAAAGTTGAAGTTGTTCAATCAGTATTATGAGGGTAAAAGTGGTGGGATCAGAAGTCGTGAG GTAAATGGCAGATTAATACTGGAAGGTGCACTAAGAATTCATTGGGGAGTTCGAGGCGTTATCCACCTTAAAGAAGATGATGATCAGCGCACAGTTGTCACTGCAAGAAATCGAAATTCTTGTAGACAGAGTGTTTCAGAG GATGGAGGAGATGACGACCAAGTAGATGCCACGTCAAAGGATAACTCCCCACCTGAGACTGAAACTGAAAGTGAACCAAACTCAGTTCCAGTATCTCCCGATCACCCGAAAAGTCTTACACTTCCGATGAAACTCGACGTCAAAAATATGGAGTGGGATGAATTAGATGAACTTCTTCAG GTGGAGAGGAAGGTAGAGGAGGGCAACAAGCTGTATCAAACTATGCCAGTTGGCTTGCCATCAATTAGCTCTCAGCCCGGTGCAGATTCGTCTGAGGTGAAAGTTCACTCTACCGTTGAAGGACATGTAGAAAATGTTGAATCGAGTAATCTGTCTCAACAAGCTGTGAAACATATCGTCGACAATGACAGCAGTATAACCAGCACACCGACGCATAGTATGGATAGTTCATCTAGTACAGACACGCCAAACTATCAAGGAACACCGAACAGAAATGGGACCCTTCGTCGTGTCGAGTACTTTGATAGTTTAGAGAAGAATATGGGTGCCAGTAACAGAACTTTGAGCAATGATGATAGCTGGATCGAAAAGGGTTTGAATCGTTCGATGTCCGGTCCTGATTGCTTGCAGAGACATCGCACGGACAGTGACActgattcagtgaattctctTCATTTTCGCGACGACGATAACATGACAATGTCGACCGACAGTGGGTTGGAA CTGGACGGAGTTGTTTTGCGGCGTAAGCCGGGATCGACTGCCATAAGACGTCGACCAGGTGGAAGACGTCAGTCACGTAGTCGGTTAAGGAGGCGATGTTCAATCAATGGTCACTTCTACAATCGAGAAACGAGTTTTTTTACGCCACCGCATGGATCACAAATGTCTGTTTGGGTGACAAGTCTGGTTAGCACTCAAGAGGTTATAAATTTGATGCTCGACAAGTACAAAGTGGACGCTAAACCGGGCAATTTTGCACTATTCGTCGTTCGTGACAACGGCG aACAGCGAAGATTGAGGGACGACGAATATCCGCTGGAAACGAGGGTGGTACTGGGACCCCATGAGACCGTTGCTCGGCTCTTTCTTGTCGATCGTTTCTCAACTCCGGAAATCAGTTCCGACGTTGCGCAGTTTTTGAATCTCTCCGCCGCTGAGTGTTCAGGCATTTTACAACGGTATCATTATGAAGAGGACCGCCAAATAGCTCTCCTGAAAGAAAA ATACAAAGAAATGAGACGGAGAATAATGCAACGAATGGACGAGCTAAAAGTTCGACTGTAA